The Polaribacter sp. HaHaR_3_91 genomic sequence GTAAATCCTAAAATTATAGAAATAGATAATAAAGACTATAAACGTTCCTTTAATATAAATACACAGGCAATTTAAAAGAAGTATAAACCTATATGCCTACAACGTTTTAAGGCTATTCTAAGTTTTCACGTAAGTAGAAAAAATAAGGTTTAGAAAATGCTATTCTAAAAATAGTTGCGGCTATTCTGATGATGATGATGGGATATTGTTCTAGCAACACAAGTTAAACCTTTCTTTGCTTATTGCTGCTCAACGATACTCAAAAAACTATTCTATTGTTAGTCTATAAACATTTGTTTCTCTTTTGATAAAACCTAATTTCTGATATAATTTATTGGCAGCAATTCTTTCTGGACTCGATGTTAAATTGATACTTTTAATACCTTTATTGGCGGTAAATTCTATAGCAAATTGAGTCAGTTTCTCTCCAACTCCTTTACCTCTTGCGGCATTATCAACCACAACATCTTCTATCCAAACTTTATTACCAGTAGGTATTTTATTAAAAACAAGTGTTAGTGTCCCTAT encodes the following:
- a CDS encoding GNAT family N-acetyltransferase, encoding MKIYKLETVNDHILKAFIKLIPQLSTSCILPNQKDLEDIVSSGNTMLFIAEENNNIIGTLTLVFNKIPTGNKVWIEDVVVDNAARGKGVGEKLTQFAIEFTANKGIKSINLTSSPERIAANKLYQKLGFIKRETNVYRLTIE